The window CGCTGAAGTAGTACTGGACCAGGGACATCCCGCCGAACAGCATCCCGAAGACGAGCAGGTTCGCGCCGCCCACGAGGTAGGCGGTGAGCACGCCCGCGAAGACGATATACAGCGCGAACAACAGGAACATCGTCAGGAACATTCGGAACCGAAGCCCCCAGTCCGCCTGCCAGTTCATACTCGAAAGTAGGGCTCGAGGCGAATAAGTGTCACCGACCGTACCTGGCCGTCGTCCCCGGGTGTCCCGGCTGTCCAAGGCTGACCGAGAGCCGACGGGGAGTCGAGAACCCCTTCGTTTCGCATGGAACCCCCTCGTTTCGTGTGGAGTTTTCACATTCTGAGGACGGCGGGATAGCGGCCGGCATCGGCGCTCGAGGCCACGGCAACGCCGCGGGGGAGAGCGCGCCGCTTAACTTTCGCAGTCCCCAAGCGGGAACAATGAGTCAGTCGCGCGCGTTCTGTCCCCGGTGTGGGGATCCGGTACCCGAACGACCGACCGAGGAGGGGGACGGAGCCGCCGACCCCCTCCGGCCGGGCGCGGAGGTCGAACTCTGCGATTCGTGTTACTTCGACGAGTTCGACTTCGTCGACGCGCCCGATCGCATCGAGGTCCGGGTCTGCTCCCAGTGTGGCGCGGTCCATCGGGGCAACCGGTGGGTCGACGTCGACGCCAGGGACTACACCGACATCGCGATCGAGGAGGTCAGCGAGGCCCTGGCCGTCCACGTCGACGTCTCCGACGTCGCCTGGCAGGTCGAACCCGAGCAGGTCGACGAGAACACGATCCGGATGCACGCCTACTTCACGGGGGTCGTCCGGGGAACGCCGGTAGAGGAGACGGTCACGGTGCCGGTCAAAATCTCCCGCGAAACCTGTGACCGCTGTGGCCGGATCGCCGGCGACTACTACGCCAGCATCGTCCAGATCCGCGCAGAGGGCCGCACGCCGACGGGCGAGGAGACCGACCGCGCCGAGGAGATCGCCCACGAGATCGTCGCCGACATGGAGGCGACGGGCGACCGCAACGCCTTCGTCACCGAGATCGGCGAGACCGACGACGGGCTGAACATCAAGGTCTCGACCAACAAGATCGGCAAGAAGATCGCCAACAAGACCGTCGAGGAGTTCGGCGGCACCGTCAACGACGCCGAGACCCTCGTAACCGAGGACGAGGACGGCAACGAGGTCTACCGGGTCACCTTCGCCGTCCGCCTGCCGCCGTACACGCCCGGCGACGTCATCGACCTCGAGGACGACGACGAGGGGCCAGTGCTGGTCCGCAGCGCCCACGGCAATCTCAAGGGCGTCCGGGTGACCACCGGCGAACGGTACGAGGCCAGCCACGAGGACGGCGCGTCCCCCGACGCGCGCAAACTGGGCGAACACGACGACGCCGAGCGGACGACCGTCGTCACGGTCGAGGACGAGAACGCCGTGCAGGTGCTCGATCCCGAGACCTACCAGGCGACGACCGTCGCCCGCCCGGACTACTTCGATCCCGACGCGGAGACGGTCCCCGTGCTGAAGAGTCGCGCTGGGGTGCACGTCCTCCCGGATCCCGACCCGGACGCCGACGAGGGGAACGACGAGGGCTACTACGACCCGTACGAACACGACCCCAATACCGATGTGTAACGGTGACGAGCCGACCGACCCCGGGACCGAACGACCCGGGGCCGCTATCGAGGACGAGGCCATCGCTCGAGCGGACGCGCCGCTCGCCGCCGTCGTCGAGAAACCCCGTGCGGAGACCGCGATCGAGTCACTGCGCGCAGAGGGGGTCTACGACGACTCCCGGCGCGTGCGCGAGGCCCGGGAGCGACGCGACGCGAGGCCAGTAGACGGTACGACCGAGTCGATAGCGGCGGCCGAGGACCGGGACAGGGTCGCCCTACCAATCACCGAACCGCCGACCGAAACCCGGGTGCTCGAGGTCGTCCGCCAACTCGAGCCCGAGTTCAGGACCCGGGATCTCGCGGACCTGCTGGCGGAACGGGGCTGGGGCGACGACGATCTCGAGCGTGCCCCGGGGTCGTGGGCGGTCGTCGGGTCGGTCGTCCTGGTGTCGATCCCCGAGAACTGTCCCGACGAGACCGAAGTCGCCGAGGCGCTGCTCGAGTTACACGGCGAGGCCGACAGCGTGCTCGCGGACGAGGGAATCGAAAACGACGGTGCGGCCGGCACCTACCGCGAGCCCCGGACCCGGCTGCTCGCGGGCGAGTCGGACACGGAGACGATTCACACCGAGCACGGTACCCGATACGGACTCGACCCCGCGACGGTGATGTTCTCGCCGGGCAACCAGGCCGAGCGGGCGCGCATGGGCGAGATCTGTACCGAGGGCGAACGGGTGTTCGACATGTTCGCCGGCATCGGCTACTTCACCCTGCCGATGGCCAGAAGCGGCGCGCAGGTGACCGCGACCGAGATCAACCCGACCGCGTTCCGCTACCTGCTCGAGAACGCCGTGCTCAACGACGTCTCGGATCGCGTCGACGCCTACATGACCGACTGTCGCGACCTCGCGAGCGAGGTGGAGGCCGACCGGGTCGTGATGGGCTACTACGGGAGCGACGACGGCGGGGAGACGAGAGCCGACGAGGCCCACGAGTTCCTCGACCACGCCCTCGAGGCGCTCGTCTCCGGCGGCGTCGTCCACTACCACGAGGCGACCCCCGAGTCGCGGCTCTGGGAGCGGCCGGAGGGGCGACTCGAGGCGGCCGCCGAGACGGCCGGTCGGTCGCTCGAGGTCCTCGAGCGCCAACGGGTGAAAAGCCACAGCGCAGGCGTCGAACACGTCGTGCTGGACGTGCAGGTGTACTGACGATCCCGAAGGCCGCAGTTCCGACTCAGTCGGGGTACTGAATCAGTTCCGGCGTAACCGCGACCAGGGCGAGGGTTGCGCCGGTACATCGGGACAGCGATCCGTACCCCGCACCGACATCGAAAATCGTGAGCGATTTCTGACCGAATCGTCGACAGTGATCTCGAGCGGACAGTACCTCTAATTGTTAAATCTTGTGGCCGATTTCCAATGCGAATAACGCTCATAGTAACTAATCAAACTCACCGTGGGATCAAGTCACAGGCGCGAAATTTGAACGAGTTCGCGCCATGAAAAGACATGAGCGACACACCACGGTTACAATCGAAATCGACTATATCACGTAGCATAGCGGTCGTATTCGCGCTCCTGATGGTGACATCGGCACCCGCGATGGCGTTTGCGGGAGCCTCCGGGGGAACCCAGACGGAAGCCGCGATCAACGACGAACGGACGAACGTCTCGCCGGCGGTAGACGAGACGGTGCTGGACCGGGACGAACCGTTCGAGATGGTTCTCCGATTCGAATCCGCGGACGTCTCCGACTCGATGACGGAGGCCGAAGCGGTTAGCGCGTTGCAGGCCCACGCCGAGCGGACCCAGTCGGACGCGCTCTCCTGGATCGAACGCACCGACGGGGTCGAGTACCGGAACGACTTCTGGCTCGCGAACGCGGTCCTCGTCGAGGTCGAACCGTCGACGGTCGGCCCGAAGCGAATCGCCGAAGCGACCGGTGCGGAGAGCGTCCACGCTAATTTCGAGGTCAGCACGCTCGATGGCGAGAACGCGTCCGAAAGCGACGCGGAGGCCGACGATACGGCCGACAGGGACGCCGAGGCGGACACGGCCGGATCGATCAACGCCGCCGAAAACGTCACCTACGGCCTCGAGATGATCAACGCGCCCGACGTCTGGGAGGAATACGACACCAAGGGCGAGGGTGCAGGCGTCGCCGTCCTCGACACGGGGCTCGACGCCGACCACCCCGACCACGAGATCGCACCGGAGAACTGGCAGCAGTTCGACGGCTCGGGGGAGCCGATCGAGACCGAGCCGAACGACGGCAACGGCCACGGAACCCACGTGAGCGGAACCGTCGTCGGCCCCGAGGACCCGGCGGGTGACGTCCCCGCGTACGGCGTCGCCCCGGAGGCGGAGCTCTACCACGGGAAAGTCCTCGAGGACGACGGCAGCGGGACGTTCGCACAGATCGTCGCGGGCATGGAGTGGGCCGTCGACGACACCGACGCCGACGTCGTGACGATGAGTCTCGGCGTCGACGGCTACGAGAGCGAAATGGTCGAACCCTCCGAGAACGCACGCGATGCCGGCGTCGTACTCGTCGCCTCGGCCGGAAACTCCGGACAGGGCGTAAGCGGCGCGCCCGGGAACGTGTACCCGAACTTCGCGAGCGGCGCGGTCGACGAGAACGGCGAAGTCGCTGGCTTCTCGAGCGGCGAACTGATCGAAACCGACGGGGCGTATCCGGACGCGCCCGAGTACTGGCCCGACGAGTACGTCGTGCCGAACGCGGCCGCGCCGGGCGTCGATGTCTTGAGTTCGGTCCCCGGCGGCGGGTACGACGGGACCTTCTCGGGAACGTCGATGTCCGCCCCGCACAAGGCAGGTACGTTCGCGCTGCTGGTGTCGGCCTCCGACGGCGAGGCCGACCGGGAACTGCTGTACGAGGCAGTCGAGACCACCGCCTGGCAGCCCGACGGCGTCGAGGAGGAGCCAAACACCGAGTACGGACACGGTATCATCGACGCCGCGGCCGCGGCCGACCTGGTCGCGCTCGATAGCGGCGTCGAGGGGACCGTCACCGACGCCGACGGGACCCCCATCGGGGGAGCCGTCGTCGAACTCGACGATAGAAGCACCGAAACGGACGAAAGCGGCGCGTACAGCCACGTCGCTGCGCCAGGAGAGTACACGGTGACCGCGGACGCGTTCGGCTACGAGAGCGTGAGCGCGGACGTGACCGTCGAGGAGAACGAAACGACCGAACAGGACTTCGAGTTAGGCGACGCGCTCGACGTCGAACTGGCGAGCGGCCAGCCCGACGGCGTCGAGGGCGGTCAGACCATCGAAGCGACCGTCACCGCTGCGAACGCGGAGTCGATCACCGTCGACCTCGCGGGCGACTACGACGAGGCGGACGCGACCCTGTTCGTCGACGGCGAGGAAGCCACCTTCGGCGAGGAAGTCGACCTCGGCGGTCCCGTCTCGGGCGACCTGACCGTCGCCGTCGAGACGACCGAGGACACAGAAGGAGAGCTCTCGCTCGAGC of the Halobiforma lacisalsi AJ5 genome contains:
- a CDS encoding class I SAM-dependent methyltransferase, which codes for MCNGDEPTDPGTERPGAAIEDEAIARADAPLAAVVEKPRAETAIESLRAEGVYDDSRRVREARERRDARPVDGTTESIAAAEDRDRVALPITEPPTETRVLEVVRQLEPEFRTRDLADLLAERGWGDDDLERAPGSWAVVGSVVLVSIPENCPDETEVAEALLELHGEADSVLADEGIENDGAAGTYREPRTRLLAGESDTETIHTEHGTRYGLDPATVMFSPGNQAERARMGEICTEGERVFDMFAGIGYFTLPMARSGAQVTATEINPTAFRYLLENAVLNDVSDRVDAYMTDCRDLASEVEADRVVMGYYGSDDGGETRADEAHEFLDHALEALVSGGVVHYHEATPESRLWERPEGRLEAAAETAGRSLEVLERQRVKSHSAGVEHVVLDVQVY
- a CDS encoding 60S ribosomal export protein NMD3 — encoded protein: MSQSRAFCPRCGDPVPERPTEEGDGAADPLRPGAEVELCDSCYFDEFDFVDAPDRIEVRVCSQCGAVHRGNRWVDVDARDYTDIAIEEVSEALAVHVDVSDVAWQVEPEQVDENTIRMHAYFTGVVRGTPVEETVTVPVKISRETCDRCGRIAGDYYASIVQIRAEGRTPTGEETDRAEEIAHEIVADMEATGDRNAFVTEIGETDDGLNIKVSTNKIGKKIANKTVEEFGGTVNDAETLVTEDEDGNEVYRVTFAVRLPPYTPGDVIDLEDDDEGPVLVRSAHGNLKGVRVTTGERYEASHEDGASPDARKLGEHDDAERTTVVTVEDENAVQVLDPETYQATTVARPDYFDPDAETVPVLKSRAGVHVLPDPDPDADEGNDEGYYDPYEHDPNTDV
- a CDS encoding S8 family serine peptidase; this encodes MAFAGASGGTQTEAAINDERTNVSPAVDETVLDRDEPFEMVLRFESADVSDSMTEAEAVSALQAHAERTQSDALSWIERTDGVEYRNDFWLANAVLVEVEPSTVGPKRIAEATGAESVHANFEVSTLDGENASESDAEADDTADRDAEADTAGSINAAENVTYGLEMINAPDVWEEYDTKGEGAGVAVLDTGLDADHPDHEIAPENWQQFDGSGEPIETEPNDGNGHGTHVSGTVVGPEDPAGDVPAYGVAPEAELYHGKVLEDDGSGTFAQIVAGMEWAVDDTDADVVTMSLGVDGYESEMVEPSENARDAGVVLVASAGNSGQGVSGAPGNVYPNFASGAVDENGEVAGFSSGELIETDGAYPDAPEYWPDEYVVPNAAAPGVDVLSSVPGGGYDGTFSGTSMSAPHKAGTFALLVSASDGEADRELLYEAVETTAWQPDGVEEEPNTEYGHGIIDAAAAADLVALDSGVEGTVTDADGTPIGGAVVELDDRSTETDESGAYSHVAAPGEYTVTADAFGYESVSADVTVEENETTEQDFELGDALDVELASGQPDGVEGGQTIEATVTAANAESITVDLAGDYDEADATLFVDGEEATFGEEVDLGGPVSGDLTVAVETTEDTEGELSLEHTIAGLNDEITVTTGPTTVFEDFVPVAVVDDAGAHGSDVADVLDATLSPMYNPEVTTSEEAMDGYDVVVVQNIDPAAAEAFAEATGDRDTGVVYLDQWGVDSNGIPEHSEATGEPDATYQDDLAAPPIGYELTADHEIFEGIGEAGETVELHDALFGDHTWFEGTEYDVLAETTTGDGVTAGSGFAVDDRSATVFASSLGYTTFVGSDDYTDEADAILANAVEYVVPEPAPNFQLEVLGTNEPIIEGENLTVDVAVENDGVEPGTQTVTLGNFDGDVVDDATVDLEDGESTVVSLTWETDETDVGTGNVTVASEDDAIDYELTVHEEPDGLLTFGDGDHVGTVEGTVDVEIATTADAVAGYETQVRFDPDVLQVERVEGGDLGEPMTGIDNENGTLSLAQAQGQDANASTLAVVEFAIVDDAPEGGTELVFDEENTYLNAEDGDLDILPVDGTVETAWLGDVNADGELNTYDATLTQQFIAGEEPTDTFHAELADMNGNGQVDAGDVTMMLEEIVASHGADALEA